The proteins below come from a single Plantactinospora sp. KBS50 genomic window:
- a CDS encoding GGDEF domain-containing phosphodiesterase, with the protein MDLDDILALAETSRPSPLELARARRVARAAQGQHDASLVEGYEIIVDTDLVDPLTTEVDEATRIARAAQLVQLGTITWTAGQGGDDPGRLSWSDEMAMIFGYAPGTLRLTPETLTRLVHREDRERVHRTVRAAWQGRRPDEVGFRVVQPDGSVRDVHCQVEILTTGGEPSGIIATGEDVTVFELARQERRRRATRRRMLCADLAVPDVVTGLPTRGYLTDEVDRARRTTGGALIVVATAPATRLPDTLTDQDRDELTAAIAGLLRTTVGDEVTCGLVGPGLWGVLLAPADGSAEAAALATRVVDTFRRHLFGVPRKTLRLNTWAGVVHFASDVEATGFDLLVDGEHAARDARRNGTPVTVLDEPVAERDRTQRCRSRVRQAVADGRFALYAQPIVDLRRNEVTRHEILLRVRSEAGEPTAPWAFLDLAERTGEIIAVDKWVIDHALELIGRGAQTSHYQVNISGRSLADPGLLNHVTEAIHRYGVKPECLTFEITETALIENRNEALAFATGIREVGCQLALDDFGTGYGALVHLKYLPVDLVKIDEVFVVDLCRSPADQAVVSKLVELCHTLGISVAAEYVQDEETIELLRSCGVDFVQGYQTGRPEPIAVSPERPVRTVELLLGPLPQQSALG; encoded by the coding sequence GTGGATCTCGATGACATCCTGGCGCTGGCCGAGACGAGCCGGCCAAGCCCGCTGGAACTCGCCCGCGCCCGCCGCGTCGCCCGGGCGGCGCAGGGCCAGCACGACGCCTCGCTGGTCGAGGGGTACGAGATCATCGTCGACACCGATCTCGTCGATCCCCTGACCACCGAGGTCGACGAGGCGACCAGGATCGCCCGCGCCGCGCAACTGGTGCAGTTGGGCACGATCACCTGGACGGCCGGCCAGGGCGGCGACGATCCGGGGCGACTGTCCTGGTCGGACGAGATGGCGATGATCTTCGGGTACGCGCCGGGAACGCTGCGTCTCACCCCCGAGACGCTGACCAGGCTGGTGCACCGGGAGGACCGGGAACGGGTCCACCGGACCGTCCGGGCGGCATGGCAGGGGCGCCGGCCCGACGAGGTCGGGTTCCGGGTGGTCCAGCCGGACGGCAGCGTCCGTGACGTGCACTGCCAGGTCGAGATCCTCACCACCGGGGGCGAGCCGTCCGGGATCATCGCCACGGGCGAGGACGTCACCGTCTTCGAACTCGCCCGGCAGGAGCGCCGCCGGCGGGCCACCCGCCGCCGGATGCTCTGCGCCGACCTGGCCGTTCCGGACGTCGTGACCGGGCTGCCGACCCGCGGCTACCTCACCGACGAGGTCGACCGGGCCCGGCGTACCACCGGCGGGGCGCTCATCGTGGTGGCCACCGCACCGGCCACCCGGCTGCCCGACACGCTCACCGACCAGGATCGCGACGAGTTGACGGCGGCGATCGCCGGACTACTGCGCACGACGGTCGGCGACGAGGTCACCTGCGGGCTGGTCGGTCCCGGCCTGTGGGGCGTACTCCTCGCCCCGGCCGACGGGTCCGCGGAGGCCGCCGCCCTGGCGACCCGGGTCGTCGACACGTTCCGGCGGCACCTGTTCGGCGTCCCGCGCAAGACGTTGCGGCTCAACACCTGGGCGGGTGTGGTGCATTTCGCCAGCGACGTCGAGGCCACCGGCTTCGACCTGCTCGTCGACGGCGAGCACGCGGCCCGCGACGCGCGCCGCAACGGCACCCCGGTCACCGTCCTCGACGAGCCGGTCGCGGAGCGGGACCGGACGCAGCGGTGCCGCTCCCGGGTCCGGCAGGCGGTGGCCGACGGCAGGTTCGCCCTGTACGCGCAGCCCATCGTCGACCTGCGCCGCAACGAGGTCACCCGGCACGAGATCCTGTTGCGGGTACGCAGCGAGGCCGGTGAGCCCACCGCGCCGTGGGCCTTCCTCGACCTGGCCGAGCGGACCGGCGAGATCATCGCGGTCGACAAGTGGGTCATCGATCACGCCCTGGAACTCATCGGGCGGGGCGCTCAGACCTCCCATTACCAGGTCAACATCTCCGGCCGGTCGCTCGCCGACCCCGGCCTGCTCAACCACGTCACCGAGGCGATCCACCGGTACGGGGTGAAGCCCGAATGCCTGACCTTCGAGATCACCGAGACCGCCCTCATCGAGAACCGCAACGAGGCTCTGGCCTTCGCCACGGGGATCCGGGAGGTCGGATGCCAGCTTGCGCTGGACGACTTCGGTACGGGGTACGGCGCCCTCGTCCACCTGAAGTACCTACCGGTGGACCTGGTCAAGATCGACGAGGTGTTCGTGGTGGATCTCTGCCGCTCCCCCGCGGACCAGGCCGTGGTGTCGAAGCTGGTCGAGCTGTGTCACACCCTGGGCATCAGTGTCGCGGCCGAGTACGTCCAGGACGAGGAGACCATCGAGTTGCTCAGGAGTTGCGGGGTCGACTTCGTCCAGGGCTATCAGACCGGTAGGCCCGAACCGATAGCGGTGAGCCCGGAGCGTCCGGTGCGGACGGTCGAACTGTTGCTGGGGCCGCTGCCGCAGCAGAGCGCCCTCGGGTGA
- a CDS encoding RNA polymerase sigma factor, translating to MIGVEGTAALVPEPADSEAARKAAARIKAEHDQEFAAFAEDTYHTVERILRAGCWDREVVQDALNEAYLHGRVQWAKLRTYTKPIGWVIITARNKIRKERQRRQREAAVAPEDLPPAPHPGVADVWEAQETLRGWLQQLPSRHAEVFQMDREGFSNREIARLLGLAENSVRSYKLAAKRRLRELAEEAGYTDPEGHRRQGGSRGSR from the coding sequence GTGATCGGCGTGGAGGGCACCGCCGCCCTGGTCCCGGAGCCGGCCGACAGCGAGGCGGCGCGCAAGGCGGCGGCCCGGATCAAGGCCGAGCACGACCAGGAGTTCGCCGCTTTCGCCGAGGACACCTACCACACGGTGGAGCGGATTCTCCGGGCCGGATGTTGGGACCGCGAGGTCGTCCAGGACGCCCTCAACGAGGCGTACCTGCACGGGCGGGTGCAGTGGGCCAAGCTCCGCACGTACACCAAGCCGATCGGCTGGGTGATCATCACGGCCCGGAACAAGATCCGCAAGGAGCGCCAGCGGCGGCAGCGCGAGGCGGCGGTGGCGCCGGAGGATCTGCCCCCGGCGCCGCACCCGGGCGTCGCCGACGTGTGGGAGGCACAGGAGACGCTGCGAGGCTGGTTGCAGCAGCTCCCGTCGCGGCATGCCGAGGTGTTCCAGATGGATCGGGAGGGATTCTCCAACCGGGAGATCGCCCGCCTCCTCGGCCTGGCCGAGAACAGCGTCCGCTCGTACAAGCTCGCCGCGAAGAGACGGCTGCGGGAACTGGCCGAGGAAGCCGGCTACACGGACCCGGAAGGCCACCGGCGCCAGGGAGGCAGCCGTGGATCTCGATGA
- a CDS encoding polymorphic toxin-type HINT domain-containing protein: MVCGEAVLTEISNFYMYGGGGLSASGVSETRAIAAGERAAGSAESRMLGCRFNSFDPETLVLLANGETKRIDEVKVGDEVRATDPETGETAAKVVTELHRNHDQELTDLTLEDGVTGAESVLHTTWHHPFWSVNRHAWVDASDLVVGDQLLDAAGRATHTVAAVKTWTGLHWLYNLTVADIHTYYVLAGNTPVLVHNTNGCSISGSAGGQKLADQLRLESANSMFTPGGGLTSQAIGESRLIIRGSDLGNQQLRAHLTRDGSDIADWGKYTTRTHQSSYGDFQVHYYYNSRTGNVAYDYDYKFVMNAR, translated from the coding sequence ATGGTCTGCGGCGAGGCTGTTCTCACCGAAATCTCCAACTTCTATATGTATGGGGGCGGAGGTTTGAGCGCCAGCGGCGTGAGCGAAACTCGTGCGATAGCCGCAGGTGAACGCGCCGCTGGTAGCGCCGAGAGCAGGATGTTGGGCTGCCGATTCAATAGCTTCGACCCAGAGACTCTGGTCCTCTTGGCGAACGGCGAAACCAAGAGGATTGATGAGGTTAAGGTTGGCGACGAGGTTCGGGCAACCGATCCGGAGACTGGCGAGACGGCAGCCAAGGTGGTCACCGAGCTTCATCGGAACCATGACCAAGAGCTAACTGATCTTACACTTGAGGATGGTGTGACGGGCGCCGAATCGGTCTTGCACACGACGTGGCACCACCCGTTCTGGTCGGTTAATCGGCATGCCTGGGTGGACGCTTCGGATCTTGTCGTGGGTGATCAACTCCTCGACGCCGCTGGTCGCGCAACCCACACTGTCGCCGCTGTCAAGACTTGGACCGGGCTCCATTGGTTGTACAACCTGACGGTCGCCGACATCCACACGTACTATGTGCTCGCCGGCAACACCCCGGTCTTGGTCCACAACACCAACGGTTGCTCTATTTCGGGGTCAGCGGGCGGGCAGAAGTTGGCAGATCAGCTCCGTTTGGAATCGGCGAATTCCATGTTCACGCCGGGCGGCGGCCTTACGAGCCAAGCTATTGGTGAGTCCCGACTCATCATCCGTGGTAGCGACTTGGGCAACCAACAGCTCCGGGCTCACCTAACCCGCGATGGCAGCGATATTGCGGACTGGGGCAAATATACGACGAGGACGCATCAGAGTTCCTACGGGGATTTCCAAGTCCATTACTACTACAATTCGAGAACTGGAAATGTGGCCTACGACTACGACTATAAATTTGTGATGAACGCGAGGTAG
- a CDS encoding DUF1778 domain-containing protein produces the protein MSAKAERLHLRVDAEQKALLEAASQAAGASVSTFVLKAATDAAADVLADRRAFLLDEAAWRVFDEALDRPAQDVAGLRELVAGPTVLDRSAGEVQR, from the coding sequence ATGAGTGCGAAGGCGGAGCGGCTACACCTACGGGTGGATGCCGAACAGAAGGCGTTGCTGGAGGCGGCCAGCCAGGCCGCCGGTGCGAGTGTGTCGACGTTCGTACTGAAGGCGGCCACCGACGCGGCGGCTGACGTGCTCGCCGATCGGCGAGCGTTCCTGCTGGACGAGGCCGCGTGGCGGGTGTTCGACGAGGCGCTGGACCGCCCGGCCCAGGATGTTGCCGGTCTGCGCGAGTTGGTGGCTGGGCCGACGGTTCTGGACCGCTCGGCGGGCGAGGTGCAGCGGTGA
- a CDS encoding GNAT family N-acetyltransferase — translation MSSRFSSVEPLSAMHVVTGFDCGSPAQSVWLAEHALQAHRAGLSRVYVVADADHPDRRVIGYYALAAGSVAPADASPRLRQGAGRYHQPVVILTRLGVDRSAQDAGLGRALVVDALRRIAAAAEVIGVRAVLIHCETDAARDFYLRLAKFEPSPTDPMHLLLLMKDLRRALAG, via the coding sequence GTGAGTTCGCGTTTCTCGTCGGTCGAGCCGTTGTCGGCCATGCATGTGGTGACCGGCTTCGACTGCGGCTCGCCTGCTCAGTCGGTCTGGCTGGCCGAGCACGCCCTGCAGGCGCACCGGGCCGGGCTGTCCCGGGTGTACGTCGTCGCTGACGCCGATCACCCGGATCGCCGGGTGATCGGCTATTACGCCCTGGCTGCCGGCAGCGTCGCCCCGGCTGACGCCTCCCCACGGCTGCGGCAGGGTGCCGGCCGCTACCACCAGCCCGTGGTGATCCTGACCCGCCTCGGCGTCGACCGCAGCGCCCAGGACGCCGGACTCGGACGTGCCCTGGTGGTTGATGCGCTGCGGCGCATCGCCGCCGCAGCCGAGGTCATCGGTGTCCGCGCGGTGCTCATCCACTGCGAGACCGACGCCGCCCGCGACTTCTATCTGCGCCTGGCCAAGTTCGAGCCGAGTCCCACGGATCCGATGCACCTGCTGCTGTTGATGAAGGACCTCCGCCGAGCTCTCGCGGGGTAG
- a CDS encoding serpin family protein, giving the protein MSVAAVNALTARWAGTVREGEGTVLSGAGAYPLLALLSRYAAGVARTELVAVAGSPFPALDSPEIRLAVAAWLRDEVPPSPQWLALPESLRGRLTGDPATDQAALDRWAAANTGDLIRKLPAQVIDETMMILASALSVVTTWRWPFTERPCNPTSGPWQGRSLLGLGRDRFDPAGLRVVETRAGIVTLLSVPGAEDVDVVLALGPADQPAGRVLPAAIGALPALAAAVRAAAADSAGAADSEGGTDTAADSAGGTDSDGVAVTVRPVADGPGVTVRRVRAYDDRPELTVLTVAFSVQGEHDLLERADLFGLAAATDRSQGHFPGISAQPLAVSQARQSAMATFGAVGFKAAAVTALGMVAAGAIRQPSVEKELTTVCIDRPFGFLAVHRATGLVLVAGWVTDPDPYR; this is encoded by the coding sequence TTGAGCGTCGCCGCCGTCAACGCACTGACCGCCCGGTGGGCCGGCACCGTCCGCGAGGGCGAGGGTACGGTGCTCTCCGGCGCCGGGGCGTACCCGTTGTTGGCGTTGTTGTCCCGGTACGCGGCCGGCGTCGCCCGCACGGAGTTGGTGGCGGTGGCCGGCTCGCCGTTCCCGGCCCTGGATTCGCCCGAGATCAGGTTGGCCGTCGCCGCGTGGCTGCGGGACGAGGTACCGCCCAGTCCGCAGTGGCTGGCGTTGCCGGAGTCGCTGCGTGGCCGGCTCACCGGTGATCCCGCGACCGACCAGGCGGCGCTCGACAGGTGGGCCGCGGCGAACACCGGCGACCTGATCCGGAAGCTGCCGGCACAGGTTATCGACGAGACGATGATGATTCTGGCGAGCGCGCTCTCGGTGGTCACGACCTGGCGGTGGCCGTTCACGGAGCGGCCCTGCAATCCCACCTCCGGACCGTGGCAGGGCCGTTCGCTGCTCGGCCTCGGCCGGGACCGCTTCGACCCGGCCGGCCTGCGCGTGGTGGAGACCCGCGCCGGGATCGTCACGCTGCTGAGCGTCCCGGGCGCCGAGGACGTGGACGTCGTGCTCGCGCTCGGGCCGGCGGACCAGCCCGCGGGCCGCGTGCTGCCCGCGGCGATCGGCGCGCTTCCCGCCCTGGCCGCCGCAGTTCGCGCGGCCGCCGCTGACTCCGCGGGCGCCGCTGACTCCGAGGGCGGCACCGACACCGCCGCCGACTCCGCGGGCGGCACCGACTCCGACGGCGTCGCGGTGACGGTCCGGCCGGTGGCGGACGGCCCCGGCGTGACGGTACGTCGGGTACGGGCGTACGACGACCGGCCGGAGCTGACCGTGCTGACCGTCGCGTTCAGTGTGCAGGGCGAGCACGATCTGCTGGAGCGGGCGGACCTCTTCGGTCTGGCCGCGGCCACGGACCGCAGCCAGGGCCATTTTCCGGGTATCAGCGCCCAGCCGCTCGCGGTGTCGCAGGCGCGGCAGAGCGCGATGGCCACGTTCGGCGCGGTGGGTTTCAAGGCCGCCGCCGTCACCGCGCTGGGCATGGTGGCGGCCGGGGCGATCCGGCAACCGAGTGTGGAGAAGGAACTGACCACGGTCTGCATCGACCGGCCGTTCGGGTTCCTGGCGGTGCACCGGGCCACCGGGTTGGTGCTGGTCGCGGGCTGGGTGACCGATCCCGACCCGTACCGGTAG
- a CDS encoding lytic polysaccharide monooxygenase, whose translation MSTLAPTRFNPRLAWLVALGAALAMVLSVAAATIMPRSASAHGSVIDPASRNYGCWLRWGSDFQNPAMATEDPMCWQAWQDNPNAMWNWNGLYRNGVAGNPQAVIPDGQLCSAGHTEDGRYNSMDTIGAWKTTSIGTNFSIKLFDQAGHGADFIKVYVTKQGFDELTQPLGWGNLELVGQIGNTPLSQWNVESGGYSVQVAANAAGRTGRHVVYTIWQASHMDQSYYMCSDVNFGGSSPTTPPTTAAPTTAPPTTAPPTTAPPTTAAPTTAAPTTGAPTTAPGGCSATYTVTSQWTGGFQGEVKVTAGSSAISGWTVNWTYANGQQVTSSWGATLTSSGSTVTATNVSYNGALGAGASTTFGFLGSWNGSSNPAPAVSCTAAA comes from the coding sequence ATGTCCACCCTGGCTCCTACCCGATTCAATCCCCGACTCGCCTGGCTGGTCGCGCTCGGCGCCGCGCTGGCCATGGTGCTCAGCGTCGCGGCGGCCACGATCATGCCGCGATCCGCGTCCGCGCACGGCTCCGTGATCGACCCCGCCTCCCGCAACTACGGCTGCTGGCTGCGCTGGGGCAGTGACTTCCAGAATCCCGCCATGGCCACCGAGGACCCGATGTGCTGGCAGGCGTGGCAGGACAACCCGAACGCCATGTGGAACTGGAACGGCCTCTACCGCAACGGTGTGGCCGGCAACCCGCAGGCGGTGATCCCCGACGGCCAACTGTGCAGCGCCGGGCACACCGAGGACGGCCGGTACAACTCGATGGACACGATCGGGGCGTGGAAGACCACGTCGATCGGCACCAATTTCAGCATCAAGCTGTTCGACCAGGCCGGCCACGGCGCCGACTTCATCAAGGTGTACGTCACGAAGCAGGGCTTCGACGAACTGACCCAGCCGCTCGGCTGGGGCAACCTGGAACTCGTCGGCCAGATCGGCAACACGCCCCTGAGCCAGTGGAACGTCGAGTCCGGCGGCTACTCCGTCCAGGTCGCGGCCAACGCGGCGGGGCGGACCGGCCGGCACGTCGTATACACGATCTGGCAGGCCAGCCACATGGACCAGTCGTACTACATGTGCAGTGACGTCAACTTCGGCGGCAGCAGCCCGACCACCCCGCCCACCACGGCCGCGCCGACCACCGCGCCGCCGACCACGGCTCCGCCGACGACCGCGCCGCCGACCACGGCCGCACCGACCACCGCGGCACCGACCACGGGCGCGCCCACCACGGCTCCGGGCGGCTGCTCGGCGACGTACACGGTGACCAGCCAGTGGACCGGTGGCTTCCAGGGTGAGGTCAAGGTGACCGCCGGCAGTTCGGCGATCAGCGGGTGGACCGTGAACTGGACGTACGCGAACGGCCAGCAGGTCACCTCGTCCTGGGGCGCGACGCTCACCAGCAGCGGGTCCACGGTGACCGCGACGAACGTGTCCTACAACGGCGCGCTCGGCGCCGGCGCGAGCACCACGTTCGGCTTCCTGGGCTCGTGGAACGGCAGCAGCAACCCCGCACCGGCGGTGAGCTGCACGGCCGCGGCCTGA
- a CDS encoding type II toxin-antitoxin system PemK/MazF family toxin, whose product MTKVWSGVAARVSRIVGRGGVAEGTTADRVPGQRRPAAPARPARRRQVTTLQRRQLVYAPELDGQADPGEVVWTWVPYEDDPRQGKDRPVLVVGRHSRTLFGLMLSSQSDRDGQRHWLALGPGEWDRDNRPSWVRLDRVLTMREDSIRREGAILDRARFDRVGRALRANYGWS is encoded by the coding sequence GTGACGAAGGTGTGGAGTGGGGTCGCGGCCAGGGTGAGCCGGATCGTGGGCCGGGGCGGCGTCGCCGAGGGCACGACGGCCGATCGGGTTCCGGGCCAACGCCGGCCGGCCGCGCCGGCCCGGCCGGCCCGCCGCCGGCAGGTCACCACGCTGCAACGCCGGCAGCTCGTCTACGCCCCCGAGCTGGACGGCCAGGCGGACCCGGGCGAGGTCGTCTGGACCTGGGTGCCGTACGAGGACGACCCGCGGCAGGGCAAGGACCGTCCGGTGCTGGTGGTCGGGCGGCACAGCCGTACCCTCTTCGGGCTGATGCTGTCCAGCCAGAGCGACCGGGACGGCCAGCGACACTGGCTGGCGCTCGGCCCGGGCGAGTGGGACCGGGACAACCGGCCGAGCTGGGTACGCCTGGACCGGGTGCTCACCATGCGCGAGGACAGCATCCGGCGCGAGGGCGCGATACTGGACCGCGCCCGGTTCGACCGGGTGGGCCGGGCGCTGCGCGCCAACTACGGCTGGTCGTGA
- a CDS encoding nitronate monooxygenase family protein, with amino-acid sequence MRAEISKLFDVELPVLAAPMAGGPGTPDLVTAVAAAGGLGFLAAGYQTPDALAAAIARVRGGGRPFGVNVFAPAPVPVDPVEFRRYARTIAPEGADYGLDLATAEPVQDDDHWAAKVDLLVRDPVPVLSFTFGLPDAATVAALRRSGTRVVQTVTSVPEARAAAEVGVDALVVQGAGAGAHYGTFTPAAAPPAPPLPELVGDVRGATGLPVLAAGGIAERSAVRAVLAAGAVGAMVGTALLRSPESGANQTHKDALADPRRGGTVVTRAFTGRPARALRNAFVDRYDGGAPLGYPALHHLTRPLRRAAAEAGDPERLHLWAGVGYRAARVAPVAEILRGLSTD; translated from the coding sequence GTGCGTGCCGAGATCTCCAAGCTGTTCGATGTCGAGCTGCCGGTGCTGGCCGCGCCGATGGCCGGCGGGCCGGGCACCCCGGACCTGGTGACGGCCGTCGCCGCCGCCGGCGGGTTGGGCTTCCTGGCCGCGGGCTACCAGACCCCCGACGCGCTCGCCGCCGCGATCGCCCGGGTACGCGGCGGCGGACGCCCGTTCGGGGTGAACGTCTTCGCCCCCGCACCGGTGCCGGTCGACCCCGTCGAGTTTCGCCGGTACGCCCGGACGATCGCACCCGAGGGCGCCGACTACGGGCTGGATCTCGCCACCGCCGAGCCGGTGCAGGACGACGACCACTGGGCGGCCAAGGTGGACCTGCTGGTCCGGGATCCGGTGCCGGTGCTGAGCTTCACGTTCGGGCTGCCGGACGCGGCGACCGTGGCCGCGCTGCGCCGGTCCGGCACCCGCGTGGTGCAGACCGTCACGTCGGTGCCGGAGGCGCGCGCCGCCGCCGAGGTGGGGGTGGACGCGCTGGTCGTGCAGGGGGCCGGGGCCGGCGCGCACTACGGCACGTTCACCCCGGCCGCCGCGCCGCCCGCGCCGCCGCTGCCCGAGCTGGTCGGCGACGTACGCGGGGCGACCGGGCTGCCGGTGCTGGCCGCCGGTGGCATCGCCGAGCGGTCCGCGGTCCGCGCGGTGCTCGCCGCCGGTGCGGTCGGCGCCATGGTCGGCACCGCGTTGCTGCGGTCCCCGGAGAGCGGCGCCAACCAGACCCACAAGGACGCGCTGGCCGATCCGCGGCGTGGCGGGACGGTGGTCACCCGCGCCTTCACCGGCCGGCCCGCGCGGGCGTTGCGGAACGCCTTCGTCGACCGGTACGACGGTGGCGCGCCGCTGGGCTACCCGGCGCTGCACCACCTCACCCGGCCGCTGCGCCGGGCCGCGGCCGAGGCCGGGGACCCGGAGCGGTTGCACCTGTGGGCCGGGGTGGGCTACCGGGCGGCCCGGGTCGCCCCGGTGGCGGAGATCCTGCGCGGCCTGAGCACCGACTGA
- a CDS encoding cellulose binding domain-containing protein, with amino-acid sequence MPGTYLHSLIRRRWPALLAAALLPATALGFGLAASPAVAEPTPSTAPSTPSTSPFPPSTPTNFTASAVTTTSVTLTWTASTPGCCAIAGYTITYYQAFDDVIYLKTVDDVTTATISVLPARQYSFTVAAKDTLGHSSPSSRIVVMTPATDTGPDTVPPTAPADLSITGQTLSWSPSTDNVGVSGYTIYRFDGWFTSIPVATVPGTSYELTGDSPAPPSGLRTLYYVRARDAAGNLSIASNTVEPATTPPTTPPPTTPPPSPTCTVTYHVTSEWVGGFVAAVTVRNTGPAAIGGWTLAFRFPDDQRITSGWNGTYAQSGADVTVGNVDWNGTIAPDGSVSLGFQGIWTTGNASPTGFTVNGAPCIVE; translated from the coding sequence ATGCCTGGGACCTACCTGCACTCGCTGATCCGTCGCCGCTGGCCGGCGCTGCTGGCCGCCGCGCTGCTGCCGGCAACGGCGCTGGGGTTCGGGCTGGCCGCCAGCCCCGCCGTCGCCGAACCAACCCCGAGCACCGCGCCGTCGACGCCGAGCACCTCGCCGTTTCCGCCGAGCACGCCGACCAACTTCACGGCCAGCGCCGTCACCACCACGTCGGTCACCCTGACCTGGACGGCCTCGACCCCCGGCTGCTGCGCCATCGCCGGCTACACCATCACCTACTACCAGGCGTTCGACGACGTCATCTATCTCAAGACCGTCGACGACGTCACGACCGCGACCATCAGCGTCCTGCCGGCCCGGCAGTACAGCTTCACGGTGGCCGCCAAGGACACCCTGGGCCACAGCTCGCCGTCGAGCCGGATCGTGGTGATGACACCGGCCACCGACACCGGCCCGGACACCGTGCCACCGACCGCCCCAGCGGACCTCAGCATCACCGGACAGACGCTGTCCTGGTCACCGTCCACGGACAACGTCGGGGTGAGCGGGTACACCATCTACCGGTTCGACGGTTGGTTCACCTCGATCCCGGTCGCCACCGTGCCGGGCACGAGCTACGAGCTGACCGGCGACAGCCCGGCACCGCCCTCGGGGCTGCGGACGCTGTACTACGTGCGCGCCCGGGACGCGGCGGGCAACCTGTCGATCGCGTCGAACACGGTCGAGCCGGCCACCACGCCGCCGACCACACCGCCACCGACGACGCCCCCGCCAAGCCCGACCTGCACGGTCACCTACCACGTCACGTCCGAGTGGGTCGGCGGCTTCGTCGCGGCGGTGACGGTACGCAACACCGGGCCGGCGGCGATCGGCGGCTGGACCCTGGCCTTCCGCTTCCCCGACGACCAGCGGATCACCTCCGGGTGGAACGGCACGTACGCGCAGTCCGGCGCCGACGTGACGGTCGGCAACGTCGACTGGAACGGCACGATCGCACCCGACGGCAGCGTCTCGCTCGGCTTCCAGGGAATCTGGACCACCGGCAACGCGTCACCAACGGGCTTCACCGTGAACGGCGCGCCCTGCATCGTCGAGTGA
- a CDS encoding SCP2 sterol-binding domain-containing protein, with protein sequence MVEAIERFFADIDRYGPGLLPSKYSGTIRFDLSQDHVTEQVLVTIEHGQVTVRRDDREADCVIRARQDSFATLLSGQHGIYAALWRNLISIEGEFPLIAAVRELIPPNPTVDRPERWRVEG encoded by the coding sequence ATGGTTGAGGCGATCGAACGGTTCTTCGCCGACATTGACCGGTACGGCCCCGGCCTGCTCCCCTCCAAGTACTCCGGCACGATCCGGTTCGACCTGTCCCAGGACCACGTGACCGAACAGGTGCTGGTGACCATCGAGCACGGCCAGGTGACGGTCCGCCGGGACGACCGCGAGGCGGACTGCGTGATCCGGGCCCGGCAGGACAGCTTCGCCACGCTGCTGAGCGGCCAGCACGGCATCTACGCCGCCCTGTGGCGCAACCTGATCAGCATCGAGGGCGAGTTTCCGCTGATCGCCGCGGTGCGTGAGCTGATCCCCCCGAACCCGACGGTGGACCGGCCCGAGCGCTGGCGCGTGGAGGGGTGA